CGTTGTGTTGGAGCAAGTGTATATAAATATTATTGCTGTTGGGGTAATCATTTTGAATATAGATGCTGTCTAACACTACTTTTTCAGAAAAACGCCAACCGTAGTAAGTAAAATTAAGGGAATCGGTATTGGCAGAAAGCGGAATGGTACTTACGACTACACTATCGGTGGCTATTTTATATTTATCGTAAGGGAGCAGGCAATGACAATGGGATCTACTATCGTATTACGCACATCTATTTCCATGATATTTGAAATGTCTTTGGAACGGCGGCAGTACAAAATTTTTCCGTTTCCCTTAAAATAATTGCCGAAAGTATAAGAGCCGCCTATGGTACCCAAAATCCCCAAAGGAGTACTCCAAATATTATGATATTTTGCTACCTGTGTTTCTACGCCCATGAGTGCTGTTCCATTACTCAAAATAGTATAATCTTTTTCATAATCAATATATTCATAGGTGCCTATTGGTGCAGCACCGCCACCGAATTTTTTATCGCAATATCCATATTCATAATTTATATAATAAAATACTCCGTTATTAAATACTTGAGCATAGGGTGAGCCTTTTAATTTATAAAAATATCCGCAGTCTGCAGCAGCGTTGGTATGTTCTTTTTCCCAATACAGCATTTCTCCCTCACTGTTGTATTTAATGGTGATAGATTGCCATTGGTCGCCTTGCTTTATTTTCCCATTAATCATCAAGTAATAATCGTCAATTGATTGTAAACTTTGCAGGGTGCTTTCAAAAGGAAAGGCATTTTTCCATATAATATTGCCTTCTACATCTAATTTTTGTAATTGAATAAAACCGTCATCTTCCGTTGCTTTATAAAAACCATTTATTGTTTTTACGGCATTATACGGCACAGGTTGATCATAAACAAAGGGTTTTAGTGTGTATAAACCGCCGAAACCATAATGACCATAGAAATAATCATATTCGTTTATCTCCTCTTTCTGCTCTACTTTTGGTTCACAATATTTCCCTGAGCATCGCACAGCCAAGTGTAAAGCAGAAAGGTGCTGTCGGGTTGATAAATGACGGCTTGCAGCAATATGCTGTCTTCGTAGGTGCAAAAAGCGCGTGTGCCATAGTTGAGGGTATCATAGGCAGGCTGCATCGGCAATGGATAAGTGCGCTGCCACAATTTGTTCCCTTCTGCATCTAATTTCATCATAAATAGGTGAGTGCTGTCATTTATTTTGCCCGCACCATTGATAAAATAGCCGCCGCTTGCCGTTTCCTGAATATTGGTTTTTTCAAAATCACCGAGCGGCATTTCCAAGTCCTGCTCCCAAATTAGTTGTGCCTGCATATACAAAGGAAAACAGACCAAGCAGCAAAAACACCATAAAGTTTTCATAAAAAAAGTGGATTTTTTTTAGTTAAAATCAATAGATTAAAGAATATCATCAATTTGTAACTAAAAATTAACACATCTATCTGTAATATTCAAATTTTGGCTCACCTATTTTATATCGCAGCAGCTACTTGTCAATTTTCACTAATTTCATACTATATACGCCGCTCGCCGAGCGCAACTCCACATAATATACGCCCGCCGCTAAATCTGCCATTGTTATGCGTTCGCCATCTGCCGCTTTTTGTTGCTCCCACAACAATTTTCCTGCTGCCGACCACAAACGAAGTTCCACCTCCATATCGGCAGGCAGGCGCAATATCGCAACATCTTCCACCGGATTGGGGGCTATGGAAAAGCGACGAGAAGTAGGAACAAAGGCAAGCGAACCCTGTTTGCCGCCGCCATCTTCTTTGGTCATGTCAGTGTAGTTGGGTGCGGTGGGCGGAAAAGTAACTGCCACATCGTCTATTGATATATTTCCTATGCTGCTCGTGCCACCTGCTGCTATATCGGCGAGCTGCTGCTTATAACAGTCGTTGGGATTGAAGGGGTCGTAATTCGGCGATTGAAGTGTAGCCTCAAATTTGCATTTTGGACCTTCTACCCCATTTACCGTTTGAGATACCTGATAAAATCCGGGTGAATATATTTCAAAAGTATTTCCTTGCCCCAATAAGGTAGCTCCACTGTTGTCATACCACAATAAATTTTCACCAGCCAACTCAATAGCAGGATCATCTGTGCACACTGTTACTTTTTTATCAATATCAGGGTAGGTGATAACATTAAAATCATGAGCAATTACATTTTCACAACCATATTCATTTTTAAGATAAAATTCTATCGTATAAACCCCATTGCCCTTCGTAGCATAATAATTACAATGCCCAAGACACAGACAGGCGTAATTGTAGTCGTATTGATTTCCAACGTATGGTGCTGAAATGGGGACACCATCTTTATAGAAGTTAATAGATTGCAATCCTACTTGAAGCACAAAAGGAAATTCATCGTCCACACAATATGCAACGCAATATAAACAATTGTACCCAAAAGTAACATCGCAACTACCTGGTTGCTCATACAAATTAAAATATCCGCCACCCAAATTCGGAGGCGGCAGCGGCTCAAGCGTAATTGCCAGTTTTTCACTTTCATATCCTAAAGCAGTTGTTTGCGACACATAGATAACCTGATCATTAGAGGTTGGAAAATATGTATTACCCTCTGCCAGCAACGCATAAATGCTATCAGCAAGCATTTCATACCACTTTATATTTGTTCCCTGAGCGTATAAAGTATCAGGCATAAATTCTTTGCAATATTGATATAGATTTGGTTCGGGGTTTTCGGCATAGTTATAAGTAGATACTTGCGGCACTAAGGGTTGTTCACTCACTGTGAAAACAGAAGTTTTTATTTCTTCATCATTGTTCAAAAGATGTATTGTATAAACCCCGTCAGGCAAATTTTCAAGTGTATATGATTTATCAAACGGACGATACCAAGTGCTGGAATCGCGCTGTATGCTGTCACGGTGCTGATACAGTTTTACATAAAAATCATTGTTCTCTGGATAATTATTTTCAAAAACCAAACTATCCAAAACAGCTTGCTCGCTATAACGATAGCCTAATAAATTGATACTTACAGAATCAGGTGCGCGTACTATTTTTTTTACATCTGCTCCTATAGTATCTACACGAAGTGTGTGCTTACTGCCCGCCGGAATAGAAAATTTATACATTTGTTCCCTGAGCGACCAACGCAATAGAGGTAAAGAGGGTGAGGGGGAAGTTTTTTTATACGCTATTATACCCTTTGTGATTTCTTTAAAATCGCCAGAGTCTTTGAGATCTGCCGCAGAGGGTATAGCTTTATAGGGGCAAGCTATTGACACTAAAGTTTCTTTAGCTGTATTTCTGCTAATGAGTAGCATAGTTCCATTTGACAGGGTATATTGCCAATATTTATTGTATATATATAAATAAGGTGTAGTAAGACATTCGATCCCAATGTTTATACCATAGCTATTACCTATTAGTTTTTTTCTGAAATAAATATCAATATCCTCAATACAAGTAACTTGATAAGGAGTGATGCTGACACTTTTGTAGCCTAAAAACAAGGGAATTTCATCAACATATAGTTTCTCCCACCACATTAAGTTGCCGGCAGCATCATATTGAATATTAATGGGAATGGTATCATTTTCAGTGAGCAAATCAGCTTTTATTGCGAAGCCTCCATTATAAGCAGTTTTTTTATAAGATTTATAAATACATTTTTCAGAAAAATTTTGCGTCCATACCGTTCCACCCTGCGCTCCTATTTTTGTTATTTGAATAAATTCGCCTTCCTGTGATATTTTAAAGAACCCTTTTGTCGTAAAAAAATCTCCGTATAAACTACTATTTATATTCTCAAAACGGGTACATCAAAAGTAGTAATCGTTATAAAAGCATAATCTACCTCCTCTTTCTGCTCTACTTTTTGGTTCATAATATTTCCTTGAGCATCGCACAGCCATGTGTAAATTAAAAAGGTGCCGTCGGGTTGATAGATAATGGCTTGCAGCATCAGGCTGTCTTCGTAGGTGCAAAAAGCGCGCGTGCCATAGTGGTGGTCATCGTATGCAGGCTGCATCGGCAATGGATAAGTGTGTTCCCACAATTTATTCCTATCTGCATCTAATTTCATCATAAATAGGTGGGTGCTGTCGTTTATTTTGCCCGCACCATTGATAAAATAACCGCCACTTGCTGTTTCCTGAATGTTGATTCTTTCAAAACCACCGAGCGGCATTTCCAAGTCCTGCTCCCAAATTAGTTGTGCCTGCATATACAAAGGAAAACAGACCAAGCAGCAAAAACACCATAAAGTTTTCATAAAAAAAGTGGATTTTTTTTAGTTAAGATTAATAAATTAAAGAATATCATCAATTTATAACTGAAAAATAACACATCTATCTGTAATATTCAAATTTTGGCTTACCTATTTTTATATTTTGTACAACGCAGGCATAAATAAGCCTTTTCAGTAGGCTTTTTGGCATACAATTGCTACCTTTGCATTTTGGTTTGTTCCCCGCACAAAGGGGAACAGTATTTATTTTATTTTCCAAAACGAATGATGTTAAACTACTTGCGTCCTGCTGTTTGCTGTACGGTTTTTGTCGTATTATT
The window above is part of the Sphingobacteriales bacterium genome. Proteins encoded here:
- a CDS encoding T9SS type A sorting domain-containing protein, translating into MLTENDTIPINIQYDAAGNLMWWEKLYVDEIPLFLGYKSVSITPYQVTCIEDIDIYFRKKLIGNSYGINIGIECLTTPYLYIYNKYWQYTLSNGTMLLISRNTAKETLVSIACPYKAIPSAADLKDSGDFKEITKGIIAYKKTSPSPSLPLLRWSLREQMYKFSIPAGSKHTLRVDTIGADVKKIVRAPDSVSINLLGYRYSEQAVLDSLVFENNYPENNDFYVKLYQHRDSIQRDSSTWYRPFDKSYTLENLPDGVYTIHLLNNDEEIKTSVFTVSEQPLVPQVSTYNYAENPEPNLYQYCKEFMPDTLYAQGTNIKWYEMLADSIYALLAEGNTYFPTSNDQVIYVSQTTALGYESEKLAITLEPLPPPNLGGGYFNLYEQPGSCDVTFGYNCLYCVAYCVDDEFPFVLQVGLQSINFYKDGVPISAPYVGNQYDYNYACLCLGHCNYYATKGNGVYTIEFYLKNEYGCENVIAHDFNVITYPDIDKKVTVCTDDPAIELAGENLLWYDNSGATLLGQGNTFEIYSPGFYQVSQTVNGVEGPKCKFEATLQSPNYDPFNPNDCYKQQLADIAAGGTSSIGNISIDDVAVTFPPTAPNYTDMTKEDGGGKQGSLAFVPTSRRFSIAPNPVEDVAILRLPADMEVELRLWSAAGKLLWEQQKAADGERITMADLAAGVYYVELRSASGVYSMKLVKIDK